In Argiope bruennichi chromosome 4, qqArgBrue1.1, whole genome shotgun sequence, a single window of DNA contains:
- the LOC129966554 gene encoding hypoxia up-regulated protein 1-like: MDFKTKSVVSVFCVVLSFLNILHNAEGLAVMSVDIGSEWMKVAIVSPGVPMEIALNRESQRKTPVAVAFRDGERVFGDPALTIGVRFPDKTFMYLLDVIGKKIDNPLVELYKKRFPYYDIKATEDRQSIVFTHPEGMEFTVEELMAMILKQAQEIAQKAAGQPIKDAVITVPPFFNQAERRAMLQAAKLSGLNVLQLINSNTAVALNYGVFRRRDFNETPTNILFYDMGAGSTVATVATYQLVKSKETGEVSPQLTIKGVGFDHTLGGLEMQLRLRDFLATAFNNAKKTGTDVFTNKRAMAKLLKEAGRVKKVLSANSDHIAQVESLLDDKDFKTPMSRAEFEELCSDLFERVTKPVEAALKSANFDLVHIDQVILAGSGTRVPKVQQILLDYIKKGELGKSLNTDESAALGAAYQAAYLSKGFKVKTFLIRDANIFPIQVDFQREYELEDKTTGVKTVKRILFSRNNLIPMKKIMTFNRHVHDFEFYVNYGDLGFLSDFELQALGPLNITKITLSGVEAAIKKNMAENTEYKGVKAHFRVDESGILILDEVESVFEKTEEESPESRLESAFTKLGSTLGRLFSGSSEDNEPKDEQPTDSKADDTKKSTETKKEGDKPQNETKEAVKNATDTKKELKLVTVKEPLTSVQEYLDLKHLDEDVMEKSSKKLKELDENDQARLAKAKAKNALESFIVETRDKLYRDEYEKASTEEERSNILQKLSEVGDWLEYESDDATTEIFKSKVSDLKKMTKDLFERVKEHRDRPEALKALKDMLNISQVFLNSARNVSEDDQIFTEVELNTLENLISETKKWLQESEKEQKSIPLSETPKLTIKLIGEKVANLDREVKYLINKARFAQPLKKKTQEKETKKNESAKNDTESENIIAENENITVEAEKAEVNNDEAPSIDSPDVVDATVDDTSIPTGQDTITPSPSSVPGQDDEHSEL, translated from the exons ATGGATTTCAAAACC AAGAGTGTTGTGTCAGTTTTCTGTGTTGTGTTaagcttcttaaatattttacataatg CTGAAGGATTAGCTGTTATGTCTGTAGATATTGGTAGTGAATGGATGAAAGTAGCAATTGTTTCT CCTGGTGTGCCTATGGAAATAGCCTTAAACAG GGAATCTCAACGAAAGACTCCTGTTGCTGTAGCCTTCCGAGATGGAGAGCGAGTATTTGGGGATCCAGCCCTGACaatt GGTGTACGTTTCCCAGATaaaacttttatgtatttattggATGTTATTGGCAAAAAGATTGATAATCCACTGGTGGAACTGTACAAGAAGAGATTTCCTTATTATGATATAAAAGCAACAGAGGACAGGCAGTCAATTGTATTTACACACCCTGAAGGTATGGAGTTTACAGTTGAAGAATTAATGGCTATGATTTTAAAACAAGCCCAAGAAATCGCCCAAAAGGCTGCTG gtcAGCCTATAAAAGATGCTGTTATAACAGTTCCTCCATTTTTCAATCAAGCAGAAAGACGAGCTATGTTACAAGCTGCTAAATTATCTGGCTTAAATGTATTACAGCTCATTAATAGCAATACTGCTG TGGCCTTAAATTATGGCGTGTTTAGAAGACGTGATTTCAATGAAACAcctacaaatattttgttttatgacaTGGGTGCAGGCAGCACAGTGGCAACTGTTGCAACATATCAATTAGTAAAGTCAAAAGAAACTGGTGAAGTTAGTCCACAGTTGACCATCAAAGGTGTTGG gTTTGACCATACATTGGGTGGTCTTGAAATGCAACTTCGATTGAGAGACTTCTTAGCTACAGCCTtcaacaatgctaagaaaaccGGCACAgatgtttttacaaataaaagagcAATGGCAAAATTATTAAAGGAAGCTGGTAGAGTCAAAAAAGTGCTGAGTGCTAATAGCGATCATATTGCTCAG GTTGAAAGTTTACTTGATGACAAAGATTTCAAGACTCCTATGAGCCGAGCCGAATTTGAAGAACTTTGCAGTGACCTTTTTGAGCGAGTTACAAAGCCTGTGGAAGCAGCTTTGAAATCTGCTAATTTTGATCTG GTGCACATTGATCAGGTAATTCTTGCTGGTTCTGGAACCCGGGTTCCCAAAGTACAGCAGATTTTGTTAGATTACATCAAGAAGGGTGAATTAGGTAAAAGCCTTAATACAGATGAATCGGCTGCTTTGGGAGCTGCTTACCAGGCTGCTTACCTCAGTAAGGGATTCAAGGTCAAGACATTCTTAATAAGAGATGCTAACATATTCCCTATTCAG GTGGATTTCCAAAGAGAATATGAATTGGAAGATAAAACTACTGGTGTTAAAAcagtgaaaagaattttatttagtaGAAACAACCTCATTCCTATGAAgaaaattatgacatttaatcGACATGTGCATGACTTTGAATTCTATGTAAATTATGGAGATCTTGGCTTCTTAAGTGACTTTGAACTTca agctcTGGGACCTttgaatatcacaaaaattactttaagtgGAGTTGAAGCAGCTATTAAGAAAAACATGGCTGAAAATACAGAATATAAAGGTGTTAAAGCCCACTTTAGAGTAGATGAGAGTGGAATTCTGATTTTGGATGAA gtTGAGTCAGTATTTGAAAAAACTGAAGAAGAAAGTCCTGAATCTCGATTAGAATCTGCTTTCACTAAATTGGGAAGTACACTAGGAAGACTGTTTTCTGGATCATCCGAAGACAATGAACCTAAAGATGAGCAACCAACTGACAGTAAAGCTGATGATACAAAGAAATCCACTGAAACAAAAAAAGag GGGGACAAGCCTCAAAATGAAACCAAAGAGGCAGTTAAAAATGCAACTGACACTAAGAAAGAACTTAAACTAGTAACTGTCAAAGAGCCTCTTACTTCCGTTCAAGAATATCTTGATTTGAAACATTTAGATGAAGATGTCATGGAGAAATCCTCAAAAAA attGAAAGAGTTAGATGAAAATGATCAAGCAAGATTAGCAAAAGCCAAGGCTAAAAATGCTCTGGAatctttcattgttgaaacaaGAGACAAGTTATACAGGGATGAGTATGAAAAAGCATCAACTGAGGAAGAACGATCCAATATActgcaaaaattaagtgaagTTGGGGATTGGTTGGAGTATGAATCGGATGATGCCACCACAGAG ATCTTCAAGAGTAAAGTGagtgatttgaaaaaaatgaccAAAGACCTCTTTGAAAGAGTGAAAGAGCACAGAGACAGGCCCGAAGCACTTAAAGCACTGAAAGATATGCTTAATATCAGTCAAGTCTTTCTGAATTCTGCTCGTAATGTTAGTGAAGATGATCAAATATTTACAGAGGTGGAATTGAACACATTGGAGAATTTAATCTCGGAAACAAAG AAATGGCTTCAGGAAAGTGAGAAAGAACAAAAGTCTATACCTCTGAGCGAGACTCCAAAACTGACCATCAAATTAATTGGTGAGAAAGTTGCCAATTTAGATCGAGAGGTTAAATATCTCATAAATAAGGCTCGGTTTGCTCAACCTCTTAAGAAGAAAACTCAAGAAAAAGAAACCAAGAAAAATGAATCTGCTAAGAATGATACAGAATCAG aaaatattattgctgaaaatgaaaacataacaGTAGAAGCAGAAAAAGCAGAGGTTAATAATGATGAGGCCCCTTCTATAGATAGTCCAGATGTTGTGGATGCAACTGTAGATGATACTTCAATACCTACTG ggcaAGATACCATAACTCCATCACCTTCTTCTGTTCCAGGGCAAGATGATGAGCATTCAGAATTATGA